In one window of Gemmatimonadota bacterium DNA:
- the thiS gene encoding sulfur carrier protein ThiS: MQVRVNGKDRDIEPGQTVHTLLESLELHPGMVVVELNNEILGRDAYDEHQVREGDTIELVHFVGGG; this comes from the coding sequence ATTCAGGTGCGAGTGAACGGCAAAGATCGCGACATCGAGCCAGGGCAAACGGTCCACACCCTACTCGAGTCGCTCGAGTTGCACCCCGGAATGGTTGTCGTGGAGCTCAACAACGAGATTCTGGGCCGCGACGCGTACGACGAACACCAGGTCCGGGAAGGTGACACGATAGAGCTCGTCCACTTCGTGGGCGGAGGCTAG
- the yajC gene encoding preprotein translocase subunit YajC — protein sequence MTLPVLALLMVNREGGAGSTIFMVQMLLIFAIFYFLMIRPQAKERRKHEGMLKSLKKGDEIVTSGGIIGKVVHVDENRLTVRTGENTRITVDRGKVASVLDVKGKPKEEKK from the coding sequence GTGACGCTGCCTGTCCTTGCCCTACTCATGGTTAACCGGGAGGGGGGCGCCGGAAGCACCATCTTCATGGTCCAGATGCTGCTGATCTTCGCAATTTTCTACTTCCTCATGATCCGGCCGCAGGCGAAGGAGCGGCGGAAGCACGAAGGGATGCTGAAGAGCCTCAAGAAGGGCGACGAAATCGTCACCAGCGGCGGCATCATCGGCAAGGTCGTTCACGTGGACGAGAATCGCCTCACGGTGAGGACGGGTGAGAACACCCGCATCACCGTCGACCGAGGCAAAGTGGCGTCCGTGCTCGACGTCAAAGGCAAGCCCAAGGAAGAGAAAAAGTAG
- a CDS encoding thiamine phosphate synthase, protein MPRLHVVTDDLVLTRTDFLHVARALLEAGGDALALHVRGPRTDGRRLYELVRELVTLDESGARVFVNDRVDVALTTGAAGVHLGRRSLSVAQARALVGSAAPVGVSVHDAREATEARQDGADYAFVGTLYPTPTHQGDAGGGPALLTEVAEVADGLSLLGIGGVTPERVSAVLHAGGHGVAVIRGVWGADDPARAVGEYLSLLGDLT, encoded by the coding sequence GTGCCACGGCTCCACGTCGTCACGGACGACCTGGTGCTGACGCGAACCGACTTCCTGCATGTCGCGCGGGCCCTGCTGGAGGCAGGTGGCGATGCGTTGGCTCTTCACGTGCGTGGTCCCAGGACAGATGGGCGAAGGCTCTACGAATTGGTTCGTGAGCTGGTCACACTCGACGAGTCGGGCGCCCGCGTCTTCGTCAACGACCGTGTCGACGTCGCGCTCACAACGGGGGCGGCTGGTGTGCATCTCGGCCGGCGGTCCCTCTCCGTGGCACAAGCTCGGGCGCTCGTCGGTTCGGCCGCCCCCGTCGGCGTCTCTGTGCACGACGCACGAGAAGCTACCGAGGCCAGACAGGACGGTGCGGATTACGCCTTCGTGGGTACACTCTATCCGACGCCGACCCATCAGGGGGACGCAGGCGGGGGCCCCGCCTTGCTGACCGAGGTAGCGGAGGTCGCCGACGGGCTGTCGCTCTTGGGCATTGGAGGCGTGACTCCTGAGCGCGTTTCGGCAGTGCTGCACGCGGGGGGGCACGGGGTGGCGGTGATTCGCGGTGTCTGGGGCGCGGACGATCCTGCCCGGGCGGTGGGCGAGTATCTTTCCCTTCTAGGAGATTTGACGTGA
- the def gene encoding peptide deformylase → MAVREIVLMGDPVLREEALEVTNFNRDLRSLVRDLYESMYHAEGVGLAAPQIGISKRVIVIDLRKDDEPDVRLALINPRVVWHSDERHKSAEGCLSIPGLEEVVERASDVHVEGVDPDGRSIRVEAEDLFARALQHEIDHLDGVLFVDRVSGLKRRMLMKKWKKLRAEDES, encoded by the coding sequence ATGGCGGTACGTGAGATCGTGCTGATGGGCGACCCCGTACTCCGGGAGGAGGCGCTGGAGGTCACTAACTTCAATCGCGACCTCAGGAGCCTTGTGCGGGACCTGTACGAGAGCATGTACCACGCCGAGGGCGTCGGGCTCGCCGCGCCTCAGATCGGGATCTCCAAGCGGGTCATCGTGATCGACCTGCGAAAGGACGACGAGCCGGACGTGCGCCTCGCTCTGATCAACCCGCGCGTCGTCTGGCACAGCGACGAGAGGCACAAGTCAGCGGAGGGGTGTCTGAGCATCCCGGGCCTCGAGGAAGTCGTGGAGCGCGCCTCCGACGTTCACGTCGAGGGAGTGGACCCGGATGGTCGAAGCATCAGGGTCGAGGCGGAGGACCTGTTCGCTCGCGCGTTGCAGCACGAAATCGATCATCTCGACGGCGTCCTCTTCGTGGACCGCGTCAGCGGGCTCAAGCGCCGCATGCTCATGAAAAAGTGGAAGAAGCTGCGGGCTGAGGACGAGTCGTGA
- the tgt gene encoding tRNA guanosine(34) transglycosylase Tgt, producing MFEFSLQASEGAARSGVFETPHGDVLTPTFMPVGTQGTVKGLIMEEVDALGAQMVLANTYHLYLRPGHDLVARLGGLHDFMRWNGPILTDSGGFQVFSLAAIRDVHDDGVDFQSHIDGSKHRFTPESVMEIQRTLGADVIMAFDECPPGGADRATAEAANVRTLRWLERCRERFEALEHEMPAPSQALFPVLQGNIFEDLRREHVRDFMQAGDWSGFGIGGLSVGEAKEDMWPVLELLHEELPEDRPRYLMGVGYPDDLLEAIARGCDLFDCVAPTRNARHGTVWTSAEGQVNLKAARFREDTRPVDPECDCYTCTRYDRAYLRHLVVSAEWLSVRLLSIHNLRFLVRLAEEARRRIAGGSFESWSRDWLMRYRNVKNTTEKTQ from the coding sequence ATGTTCGAATTCAGCCTGCAAGCAAGCGAAGGTGCGGCCCGTTCGGGCGTGTTCGAGACCCCGCACGGGGACGTGCTCACGCCGACGTTCATGCCGGTGGGCACGCAGGGCACGGTGAAGGGCCTGATCATGGAAGAGGTCGACGCGCTGGGCGCTCAGATGGTGCTGGCGAATACATATCATCTCTACCTGAGGCCCGGGCACGATCTCGTGGCGCGGCTCGGCGGCCTCCACGACTTCATGCGCTGGAATGGTCCGATTCTCACCGATTCCGGCGGCTTTCAGGTCTTCTCTCTGGCCGCGATCCGAGACGTGCACGATGACGGCGTCGACTTTCAGAGCCACATCGACGGATCGAAGCATCGCTTCACGCCAGAGTCGGTCATGGAGATCCAGCGCACACTCGGCGCGGACGTGATCATGGCCTTCGACGAGTGTCCGCCGGGGGGAGCGGACCGCGCGACGGCCGAAGCGGCGAACGTACGCACGCTGCGCTGGCTCGAGCGGTGCCGAGAGCGCTTCGAAGCCCTCGAGCATGAAATGCCGGCGCCGAGCCAGGCGCTCTTCCCCGTGCTGCAAGGCAACATCTTCGAAGACCTGCGACGCGAGCACGTGCGTGACTTCATGCAGGCCGGCGATTGGTCCGGATTCGGGATCGGTGGGCTCAGCGTTGGCGAGGCCAAGGAAGACATGTGGCCGGTGCTGGAGCTGCTGCACGAGGAGTTGCCTGAGGATCGTCCTCGCTACTTGATGGGCGTGGGATATCCTGACGACCTGCTCGAAGCCATAGCGCGGGGCTGCGACCTCTTCGACTGTGTGGCACCGACCCGAAATGCCAGGCACGGGACCGTCTGGACGAGCGCAGAGGGCCAGGTGAACTTGAAGGCGGCGCGCTTCCGTGAAGACACTCGTCCGGTCGATCCCGAGTGCGACTGCTACACGTGCACGCGCTACGATCGTGCGTATCTTAGGCACCTCGTCGTTTCCGCCGAGTGGCTGTCGGTGAGGCTGCTCTCGATCCACAACCTTCGCTTTCTGGTGCGCCTGGCCGAAGAAGCCCGACGCAGGATCGCAGGCGGCTCCTTCGAGAGCTGGTCGCGCGATTGGCTAATGCGGTATCGCAACGTTAAGAACACCACGGAGAAGACTCAGTGA
- a CDS encoding RsmB/NOP family class I SAM-dependent RNA methyltransferase — MLSPCVHRGLDSLDPKVLELLRLGAYQLLYMGSVPTYAAVSESVAHAGTVAGKGAGGLVNAVLRCVADAGDGAELFPDPALARADYLATWGSHPRWLVDRWLARWPGHVVEALVTANNARRALFLVPLEHPAPEAVARLAAAGIESTEVGFGTDCVELEPGSSPLAALRALPQSIVQDPAARLVSQYTDVGAGTKVADLCAAPGGKALAVAGRASFTLAADRSESRMRMIRENMDRTGQRLGCVVADALHPPITRADVVLLDVPCTGTGTFARHPDARWRLTPSSVHELAGLQEELLRAAGRIVSPGGLLVYSTCALEPEENEEQIDAFLVENGDFHVEATEAVHARFLDDRGRLVVNPHETGFDGAFAARLRRST, encoded by the coding sequence TTGCTGTCTCCTTGCGTGCATCGCGGCCTCGACTCGCTCGACCCGAAGGTGCTCGAGCTGCTGCGTCTAGGAGCCTATCAACTCCTCTACATGGGATCGGTACCGACGTACGCCGCGGTGTCCGAGTCGGTGGCTCACGCGGGCACAGTCGCGGGGAAGGGGGCGGGCGGCCTGGTCAACGCGGTGCTGCGCTGCGTGGCCGACGCCGGAGACGGGGCCGAGCTTTTTCCTGACCCCGCCTTGGCGCGCGCCGACTACCTCGCCACATGGGGCTCCCATCCTCGCTGGCTCGTCGACCGCTGGCTCGCCCGATGGCCGGGTCACGTGGTAGAGGCTCTCGTCACGGCCAACAATGCCCGGCGAGCGCTCTTTCTGGTGCCGCTGGAGCATCCCGCGCCGGAGGCCGTCGCCCGACTCGCCGCAGCGGGCATCGAGAGTACGGAGGTGGGTTTCGGGACCGACTGCGTGGAGCTCGAGCCCGGATCGAGTCCCCTCGCCGCGCTCCGGGCGCTGCCCCAGTCGATTGTGCAGGACCCTGCGGCGCGTCTGGTGAGCCAGTACACCGATGTAGGGGCGGGCACGAAGGTTGCAGATCTTTGTGCTGCCCCCGGCGGCAAGGCGCTCGCCGTCGCGGGGCGAGCCTCTTTCACACTGGCCGCCGACCGCTCGGAATCACGCATGCGTATGATTCGGGAGAACATGGACAGGACGGGACAGCGCCTGGGATGCGTGGTCGCGGATGCTCTGCACCCGCCCATCACGCGCGCCGACGTGGTGCTTCTCGACGTGCCGTGCACGGGCACAGGGACCTTCGCCAGGCACCCCGACGCCCGTTGGCGCCTAACGCCATCATCCGTGCATGAGCTCGCCGGGTTGCAGGAGGAGCTGCTGCGGGCGGCTGGGCGCATCGTCTCTCCAGGCGGACTCCTGGTATACTCGACGTGTGCGCTCGAACCGGAAGAGAACGAAGAGCAGATCGATGCCTTCCTGGTCGAAAACGGTGACTTCCATGTCGAGGCTACAGAAGCCGTGCACGCCCGCTTCCTCGATGATCGGGGGAGGCTGGTCGTGAACCCCCACGAGACGGGTTTCGACGGGGCCTTCGCCGCTCGCCTGAGGAGGAGCACATGA
- a CDS encoding thiazole synthase, translating to MATRALDGPLHIGGLEFTSRLIVGTGKYESNDVMVEAIRASGAEMVTVAVRRVDLDRTKEEAILHHLSPEEFFLLANTAGCYTAEDAIRYARLARAAGFNEFIKLEVIGDETTLLPDVQATVEAARILSDEGFKVMAYTNDDLITALRLEDAGCVAVMPLASPIGSGLGVVNPYFIREIKRRLEVPVIVDAGVGTASDACVTMEQGVDGVLMNTALAEADDPVRMSHAMRHAVAAGRLAFLAGRMPSREIAVPSSPTRGMLD from the coding sequence ATGGCCACGCGAGCCCTCGATGGTCCCCTCCACATCGGTGGCTTGGAGTTCACGTCCCGCCTGATCGTCGGGACCGGGAAATACGAGAGCAACGACGTCATGGTGGAGGCCATCAGGGCGAGCGGTGCCGAGATGGTGACGGTCGCCGTACGCCGGGTCGACCTCGACCGCACGAAGGAAGAGGCGATTCTCCACCACCTCAGCCCCGAAGAGTTTTTCCTGCTCGCCAACACGGCTGGATGTTATACGGCCGAAGACGCCATTCGGTACGCTCGTCTGGCCCGAGCAGCGGGCTTCAACGAGTTCATAAAGCTCGAAGTGATCGGCGACGAGACGACGTTGCTGCCCGATGTGCAGGCGACCGTCGAAGCCGCAAGAATCCTCTCGGACGAGGGGTTCAAGGTGATGGCGTATACGAACGATGACCTCATCACTGCGCTCCGCCTCGAGGATGCCGGCTGCGTCGCGGTCATGCCGCTTGCCAGCCCAATCGGGAGTGGGCTCGGCGTTGTGAACCCGTACTTCATTCGCGAGATCAAGCGGCGGCTCGAGGTACCCGTGATCGTCGACGCGGGCGTCGGAACCGCGTCCGACGCATGCGTAACGATGGAGCAGGGCGTTGACGGCGTGCTCATGAACACCGCGCTGGCGGAGGCGGACGATCCTGTGCGCATGTCTCACGCGATGAGGCACGCTGTTGCCGCGGGTCGTCTGGCGTTCCTGGCTGGGCGAATGCCATCCCGGGAGATCGCCGTTCCGTCGTCGCCCACGAGGGGGATGCTCGACTGA
- a CDS encoding methionyl-tRNA formyltransferase, whose translation MRILFWGTPAFAVPSLRALCDEGIEVVGVVTQPDRPAGRGRRLQPSALRQVAFELGLQVLTPERPRGEEFLQSIGALAPDMSVVVAYGHILRPEVLDLPPLGSINVHASLLPALRGAAPISWAIARGYRETGVTIMRMVARMDAGAIIHQVREAILEDETASELSVRLSESGAKALLEALTLLSAGGAQEVEQNHEAATFAPKIDRSVARVDWNRPATEVVRHVRAMDAVPGAWSVLDGQNVKLFRPRTVPRRIVEPPLEPGTVVAIDPAQGVLVATPDGGVLIAEVQPPGKRRMRARDWINGRGVEQGQRFE comes from the coding sequence ATGCGCATTCTCTTCTGGGGCACGCCGGCGTTCGCGGTGCCGTCTCTGCGCGCTTTGTGCGACGAGGGGATCGAAGTGGTCGGGGTCGTGACTCAGCCGGATCGCCCCGCGGGCCGGGGGCGCAGGCTTCAGCCTTCGGCGCTGAGACAAGTCGCGTTCGAGCTCGGTCTCCAAGTCCTCACCCCTGAACGACCGCGAGGCGAGGAGTTCCTGCAGTCCATCGGCGCGCTTGCGCCGGACATGTCGGTGGTGGTGGCGTACGGCCACATCCTCAGACCCGAGGTGCTCGACCTCCCTCCACTGGGCTCGATCAACGTGCACGCGTCTCTGCTTCCGGCACTGCGCGGTGCGGCGCCCATCAGTTGGGCGATCGCGAGAGGATACCGAGAGACCGGCGTGACGATCATGCGCATGGTCGCCCGGATGGACGCGGGCGCGATCATCCACCAGGTGAGGGAAGCAATCCTTGAAGACGAGACCGCGTCGGAGCTTTCGGTGCGGCTCTCAGAGTCGGGTGCGAAGGCTCTGCTCGAGGCGCTCACGCTCCTGAGCGCGGGCGGTGCACAAGAGGTCGAGCAGAACCATGAGGCGGCCACGTTCGCGCCCAAGATCGACAGGAGCGTCGCACGCGTCGATTGGAATCGGCCGGCCACGGAGGTTGTGCGGCACGTCCGTGCCATGGACGCGGTGCCCGGAGCGTGGTCAGTGCTGGACGGCCAAAACGTGAAGCTCTTCCGGCCACGCACAGTTCCGCGTCGCATCGTAGAGCCGCCGCTCGAGCCGGGCACGGTGGTCGCCATTGATCCGGCCCAAGGCGTCCTGGTCGCGACGCCGGACGGAGGTGTGCTGATAGCCGAGGTTCAGCCTCCAGGGAAACGGCGGATGCGGGCGCGTGACTGGATCAACGGACGTGGGGTCGAACAGGGACAGCGCTTCGAGTGA
- a CDS encoding M20/M25/M40 family metallo-hydrolase, whose translation MRLPRQHPIVTLVISALLVQPGATSAQIAREAVDLEVVRQIREEGFERSQIEAMARHLTEVIGPRLTGSPGMKKANEWTVRMFEEFGLENVVIEPWGEFGRGWSNEGYAGRILTPFQQPLHGQPRAWTGSTDGTVRGQAVVAPIQSMQDVERYRGRLADAFILQSDMAEVTPEFEHRDRRMSLESLLAPAVPRSGRRGGRGGRGGGDREAIRQAQAAFTELAVAEGAAAFLRISGRGDGVIDGSSAGSRQAGAPEGLPHVSLTREQYNQIYRNVTNGVPVEIEMLVENRFYEDDLQQYNSLGEIPGSDKADELIMLGAHLDSWHMGGGATDNGAGSVIMMEAMRILKAIGVQPRRTIRIALWSGEEQGLIGSSRYLDNHPELHDKISAYVNVDNGTGRLRGIWNQSNAAATPVFEQILWPFRDLGVVAVKHGNTGGTDHLSFDRRGIPGFNFIQDPIEYGINTHHTELDTFDHLVIEDLQQAAVVVAATVYALAMRDDMMPRKEGPISE comes from the coding sequence ATGCGGCTCCCACGTCAGCATCCGATCGTGACCCTCGTGATCTCGGCGCTTCTCGTTCAGCCCGGCGCGACGTCCGCGCAGATCGCTCGAGAAGCCGTCGATCTCGAGGTCGTGCGGCAGATCCGAGAAGAGGGCTTCGAACGCTCCCAGATCGAAGCGATGGCTCGGCACCTCACTGAAGTGATCGGCCCCCGTCTCACCGGTTCCCCCGGCATGAAAAAGGCCAACGAGTGGACGGTCCGGATGTTCGAGGAGTTCGGTCTCGAGAACGTGGTGATCGAGCCCTGGGGCGAATTCGGACGAGGCTGGTCCAACGAGGGCTACGCCGGCCGGATTTTGACTCCGTTCCAGCAGCCGCTGCACGGGCAGCCGAGAGCGTGGACCGGCAGCACCGACGGCACGGTGCGCGGTCAGGCCGTCGTCGCGCCGATCCAGAGCATGCAGGACGTGGAGCGCTATCGCGGGCGACTCGCCGACGCCTTCATTCTTCAGAGCGACATGGCGGAGGTAACGCCAGAATTCGAACACCGCGACCGGCGCATGTCCCTCGAATCGCTGCTGGCCCCGGCGGTACCCCGCAGCGGCCGCCGTGGCGGTCGTGGTGGGCGCGGGGGTGGTGACCGCGAGGCGATACGGCAGGCCCAGGCAGCGTTCACGGAGCTGGCGGTCGCCGAGGGGGCTGCGGCGTTTCTGCGAATCTCGGGGAGAGGCGACGGCGTCATCGATGGTAGCAGCGCAGGCAGCCGCCAGGCCGGCGCCCCGGAGGGCCTGCCGCACGTATCGCTCACGCGTGAGCAGTACAACCAGATCTATCGCAACGTCACGAACGGCGTGCCGGTCGAGATCGAGATGCTGGTCGAGAACCGCTTCTACGAGGATGACCTCCAGCAGTACAACTCACTCGGCGAGATCCCGGGGTCGGACAAGGCCGACGAGCTCATCATGCTCGGTGCCCACCTCGACTCATGGCACATGGGAGGTGGCGCGACCGACAACGGAGCCGGATCCGTCATCATGATGGAAGCGATGCGCATTCTGAAAGCGATCGGCGTGCAGCCGCGGCGAACCATCCGCATCGCGCTGTGGAGCGGGGAAGAGCAGGGGCTCATCGGTTCTTCGAGGTATCTCGACAACCACCCTGAGCTACACGACAAGATCTCGGCGTACGTGAACGTCGACAACGGAACTGGCCGGCTCCGCGGCATCTGGAACCAGAGCAACGCCGCCGCTACGCCTGTCTTCGAGCAAATCTTGTGGCCGTTCCGGGACCTCGGCGTGGTGGCGGTCAAGCACGGCAACACGGGTGGCACCGACCATCTGTCCTTCGATCGCAGGGGCATTCCCGGTTTCAACTTCATCCAGGATCCCATCGAGTACGGGATCAACACGCACCACACCGAGCTGGACACGTTCGATCACTTGGTGATCGAGGACCTTCAGCAGGCCGCCGTCGTCGTGGCGGCGACGGTGTACGCACTCGCAATGCGCGACGACATGATGCCGAGGAAGGAGGGGCCGATCTCCGAGTAG